The sequence below is a genomic window from Salicibibacter cibarius.
AATTCCATCCCCATTGCTCCGTGAGTATGCCGCCGACGACCGGTCCCAATCCGAACCCTACGACCGCGGAGGTCGCGATGACTGTCATTGCTTTTCCGCGCCTGCTTACCGGGATATATTTTGCCGCGAGCACAACGACTAAACTCGGGAGCGTGCCTGCGCCAACCGCTTGAAAAAGGCGGGCGAGGAGTAAAACGAGATAAGTGTTGGAAAAAAATCCAATCAGTGATGATGTACCTAAAACGATGAGTCCGATACTGATGAGTCTGCGGATGGGGATGTAGTCTGATAGCCGGCTGAATGTTATCGCAGACAACGCAAACACGATTGAATAACCGGATACAATCCACGTGGCCATCGATGAATTGATTTGAAATTCAGTGATGACCGTGGGCAGCGCGACATTAAACATCGTCGTATTCATCGTTATGAGCAACACCCCGATGCTCCAGAAAACGAGGATGAGCCGTTCATTAAATTCGAAAGGCTTGCTTACACGTTCCTCCATCACGATTTTCTTTTTTGCAGTTCAGCGACGATGGTTGGATGTTCTTTATCGAGTTTGTAAAATAATAATAGAATGATGAGGATCACACTTATAAATATGGGAATATAAATATTGATCGCCAATATCATTTCAGTGGCTAATGGCGTCTGTTCCACTTGTCCGCCTACATAGCCGCCAAAACTTAATAACCAGCCGATGAGCGCGAGTCCGATTCCTGAACCGACTTTCATCCCAAAACTCACGCCGCTGTTTATTAACCCCGCTGATCGTATGCCAGTTTTATATTCTCCGTACTCAATCGTATCGTTAATCATGCCGTAAACATACGCTTGTGGTGCCATGATCCCGAAACCAACGATGACGGTGCCTATTAAGAAAATCGTCAAATCAGCCGGGTCAATAAATCTGATTATTTGGCCGGTGATGAGTATGCCCAAACCTATAAGCGCTGTATTTCGTTTTCCGATTCTAACAACGACAGGGATCATAAAAAATAAACCGATAATCATGGGGAGCGTAGTAGCAAGTCCCAGAATAGGGAATACATCAACATTTTCTAATATGACTTGCGCGTGATAAATGGTCGATCCTTGGCTCATTCCTACCAGCGCATACAAAACCATGCTGAAAAGCGTCATAATAACCCAATATTTATTTTTTAATAATGATTTAAATCCCAAAATGAACGGTACTTTTTCATCTGCTTTTAATGATTGCGGCCCTACTCGTTCTTTTACGGATCTAAACGTAATGATTATAGCAACAATCGCGATCAAGCCGTATAATGCCGCGGTTGTTGTCCATCCAATGACCCCTGCTAATGGCTGGGAGAGGACCGTAACGACAAGCGCGCCCGAAAAATTTAATATCCCGGCATACGTATTTGTTACGGAACGACTGGTCGGGGATGCGGTCATAAACCCTTGTAAGGATTTGTAAGAAATAGAAACAGCTGTGTAAATCAAAATAAAACCTAAATAGGAAACATAGGCATAAACGAGCATCCCTGTCATGCCAATATCGGGAACTGAAAACAATAATACGGTTATGATTCCAAAAGGCACGGCCACCCATAATAACCACGGACGGGCGGATCCATGCTTTGATCTCGTCCGGTCAATAAACACGCCCATGCCTAAGTCCGTAATGCCATCAAAAAGACGGGCGACTAACAACAATGTCCCTACTGCTCCCGCGGCTAACCCAGCAACGTCCGTGTAATAATAGGAAAGAAACGTATTAATTAACGTCCAAATTGCAAAAATGCCAAAAGCAGATGTGGCATAGCCCCACATTTCTTTTCTTGCCGGTTGCTCTATTTTTGGGGTGGTTTGATCGGTTGATTCTTCTTGGTTGCTTTGTTCTAACATAGGCTTTTGGCCCCTCCTCTGAAAACACGGGATTAACATCTATTTATCCCACTTTGGCTGATAAATCGTTTGTTTTGGCTGATATATTCCTGTTTTCGGCTGATAAACGATACTCATTACCAATCAGTCCTGCAATTGTTCGCTATACCTATATTTCCTCCCGATGGTACTATACCTATTCTGAGAGGGACGGGGCTTCACCCTGATCATCTTGTTCCTCTCGGCGCTGCGCGACCCCCGTCCGAGGGATTACTTCCCTCTTCTTGTTCCTCTCGGCGCCGCGCGACCCCCGTCCGAGGGATTACTTCCCTCTTCTTGTTCCTCTCGGAACAGCTCGACCCTCGTCCGAGGGATTACTTCGCTTCTCTTGTTCCTCCCAGGACCGCTCGATCCCCGTCCGAGGGATTACCCGGTCTATAAAACTCCCCCTCCCTACCTACTGTGCCTCCTCCCTAACTTTCCGCCGTAATATTTTTCCGACATTTGTTTTTGGTAACTCTTCTCTAAATTCAATCACACGCGGCACTTTATAAGCCGCCATATTTTCTCGACAGTACGCAATTAATGCTTCTTCGCTACTTTGGTGATCGCCGTTTAATACGATAACGGCTTTTACGGTCTCGCCTCGATATGCATCCGGAACACCTACAACGACGGCTTCTTGCACAGCTGGATGTTCATAGAGGATTTCTTCAACATCACGCGGGTATATGTTGTAACCGCTTGCAATAATCAGGTCTTTTTTTCGATCCACAATATACAAATAACCATCTTCATCCATATAAGCGATGTCACCTGTGTACAGCCAGCCATCCCTAAGCGCGTGCGCTGTTTCTTCCGGCATATTCCAGTAACCTTTCATGACCTGAGGACCCTTAA
It includes:
- a CDS encoding MFS transporter produces the protein MLEQSNQEESTDQTTPKIEQPARKEMWGYATSAFGIFAIWTLINTFLSYYYTDVAGLAAGAVGTLLLVARLFDGITDLGMGVFIDRTRSKHGSARPWLLWVAVPFGIITVLLFSVPDIGMTGMLVYAYVSYLGFILIYTAVSISYKSLQGFMTASPTSRSVTNTYAGILNFSGALVVTVLSQPLAGVIGWTTTAALYGLIAIVAIIITFRSVKERVGPQSLKADEKVPFILGFKSLLKNKYWVIMTLFSMVLYALVGMSQGSTIYHAQVILENVDVFPILGLATTLPMIIGLFFMIPVVVRIGKRNTALIGLGILITGQIIRFIDPADLTIFLIGTVIVGFGIMAPQAYVYGMINDTIEYGEYKTGIRSAGLINSGVSFGMKVGSGIGLALIGWLLSFGGYVGGQVEQTPLATEMILAINIYIPIFISVILIILLLFYKLDKEHPTIVAELQKRKS